A part of Tigriopus californicus strain San Diego chromosome 10, Tcal_SD_v2.1, whole genome shotgun sequence genomic DNA contains:
- the LOC131888453 gene encoding ceramide transfer protein-like translates to MSLDHHLLSPNHSNVLNLSPELSDDEDFDPGSPEIQGTLSKWTNYIHGWQNRFFVLKDGNYVYYRSEHETDFGCRGAISVQKAKVKMHALDEKRFDVSVNDCVWYLRAESLEDRQRWVDALDYSKTNPQWILPQQTQQHLHHHHHHPHENNLRRHGSGLSLTSSIRSNPKGRGLPEKLAELETYRDILCRQVDTLQAYFDSVGEQTWVKEPGDALGNGNGGPVDFKGEAITFKATTAGILATLSNCIEIMNTREEAWKKKLDKEHFARKIAEDKYKKSIEFSDPNSEDQAVLTQSPLNKGPDFEEGPHSQIGEDEFYDAVENALDKLEEEQQYRDQLKMVSVDNKEEVDDVEDATKSHSLWPTIDEVTKEQLYYARLLPGNDGVWELFAQEGEMRMYKREEEVEGRVVDPLKALHQVKGVTARELCHYFFSPDVRMEWETTLEHASVIEKVSNDTLLFLQLHKRIWPTAQRDACFWSHLRKIPSTDAHIHDTYLVCNKSVDHPTAPENQNGVLRVDLTVIFVCDTIIDEAQRSKPHKHIRRQDITTKITYCSVINPGGWAPAAALRTVYKREYPRFLKRFTSYVIDKCSDKPIMW, encoded by the exons ATGTCCTTGGATCATCACCTTCTGAGTCCCAACCATTCCAACGTACTCAACCTGTCCCCGGAACTGTCGGACGATGAAGATTTCGATCCTGGCTCGCCCGAGATCCAAGGGACGCTCTCCAAATGGACCAACTACATTCACGGGTGGCAGAACCGCTTCTTCGTGCTCAAGGACGGCAATTACGTGTACTACCGCTCGGAGCACGAGACGGACTTCGGATGCCGTGGCGCCATCAGCGTGCAAAAGGCCAAGGTCAAGATGCACGCACTCGACGAGAAACGCTTTGATGTGTCTGTCAATGATTGCGTGTGGTATTTGCGGGCCGAGAGTCTCGAGGACCGACAGAGGTGGGTGGACGCCTTGGATTATTCCAAAACCAACCCGCAGTGGATATTGCCACAACAAACACAACAACaccttcaccaccaccaccaccatccgCATGAGAACAACTTGAGGCGGCATGGCAGTGGTCTGTCATTGACCTCGAGTATTCGAAGCAATCCCAAAGGCCGAGGCTTGccggagaaattggccgagcTCGAGACCTACCGGGACATTCTGTGTCGACAAGTGGACACGTTGCAAGCATATTTTGACAGTGTCGGGGAGCAAACCTGGGTCAAAGAGCCCGGGGATGCACTGGGCAATGGGAATGGGGGGCCCGTGGACTTCAAAGGCGAGGCCATCACTTTCAAGGCCACCACGGCTGGCATTCTCGCCACGCTCTCGAATTGCATTGAGATCATGAACACGCGGGAAGAAGCGTGGAAAAAGAAACTGGACAAGGAGCATTTCGCACGCAAAATCGCCGAGGACAAGTATAAGAAATCG ATCGAGTTCTCGGATCCGAATTCCGAAGATCAAGCGGTCCTTACGCAAAGCCCCTTGAACAAGGGTCCGGACTTTGAAGAGGGCCCCCATAGCCAGATTGGCGAGGATGAGTTCTACGATGCCGTGGAAAATGCCTTGGACAAACTCGAGGAGGAGCAGCAATACCGAGATCAACTGAAGATGGTCTCCGTGGACAACAAGGAGGAAGTGGACGACGTGGAGGATGCCACCAAAAGCCATTCGCTCTGGCCTACCATTGATGAG GTCACGAAAGAGCAATTGTATTACGCGCGGTTATTGCCCGGCAATGACGGCGTTTGGGAGCTCTTTGCCCAAGAAGGCGAGATGCGCATGTACAAGCGGGAGGAGGAAGTGGAAGGACGGGTGGTGGATCCACTCAAGGCCCTCCACCAAGTGAAAG GTGTGACGGCTCGCGAGTTGTGCCACTATTTCTTCTCGCCGGATGTGCGCATGGAATGGGAAACCACTTTGGAGCACGCATCCGTCATCGAAAAAGTGTCCAACGATACCCTGCTTTTCCTGCAATTACACAAGCGCATCTGGCCCACTGCCCAACGCGACGCCTGCTTCTGGTCGCATCTGCGGAAGATCCCGTCCACCGATGCCCACATCCACGATACCTACTTGGTGTGCAACAAGTCGGTCGATCATCCGACGGCGCCCGAAAACCAGAATGGTGTGTTGCGCGTGGATCTCACCGTGATATTTGTCTGTGATACCATCATTGATGAGGCCCAACGGAGTAAGCCCCACAAGCACATCCGCCGACAGGACATCACCACCAAAATCACCTACTGTTCCGTGATCAATCCGGGGGGTTGGGCCCCGGCAGCCGCCTTGCGAACCGTCTACAAGCGAGAATATCCCCGGTTCCTCAAGAGATTCACTTCCTACGTCATCGATAAATGTTCGGATAAGCCTATTATGTGGTGA
- the LOC131888452 gene encoding uncharacterized protein LOC131888452, whose translation MDAMATSRTSLSNDTNEGSPLGQPDGQCFKPAGSTGNLMAKRCLKLIHEHELNTFLDLLQDGKVDQSDDHEVIPKHLRLTSHQNLRRFQLKYEGPLIVQCANPNCQRFAEIPRNGDPSIIPDHWFCSMTIPRCWKALEWQPTPKEYVKVDYVPGSLVWAKVACHPLWPGMVDFCPDTREYYWNDDEDAKEPTHYNVVFFVPKVARTWVAKTHMKPFNSHEMKTPAKPKTHKETFKAYEYNLQLMDMSLRDRLLHYSFLNLFKGKWSDFETEQRKKLQLTKLKRKRPESAIPSSGKKKSAKLEQIKRWSKNEWVGTIEDKPKKREVSKDRDESSVTHKAQRHETSSSEEDIPLDSDTDVSVCENPAKADLAPPIVLDEISGHLIDPQGGTSQNEEAIAPLSPETIDLPEMTNTLEMTNIPETTDMHETLQFQEIMVQVETNENDRPSKGTSHPEVAKLIDDPQPSNMEDLIALNDAKKIRRKIDPRAVKSKGIPILNVRMGDFKGQSMVWQNQGMNAVVTAHLPAPIDGVSGRMMISQRPMKPLVTIEGNTIGKSQHVYNRPPLPARFLAILAVQNTVHPVALKTDFSSVVEFLMTHFPYFELRPELARSVLELVLGANQDKVFAIAPQSVSENEPALRREVEQNQSKLRDSMRYPCLLEAFLSNCSYPSRHFVAGPVNDEGLMMLVFWSLHSQVHGFVDHRQSKHEMDLMFRFMFPFFSGGSTNYVLPILLEGFKPNRSSLKCALLTLSEMTESDIAVFSPCQKYLKHMAQSFKRSLENGLLT comes from the exons ATGGATGCCATGGCCACATCCAGGACTTCATTATCCAATGACACGAATGAGGGCAGTCCATTGGGCCAGCCGGATGGGCAGTGCTTCAAACCGGCGG GTTCTACTGGGAATTTAATGGCCAAGCGATGTTTGAAGTTGATCCATGAGCACGAATTGAACACGTTTCTGGATCTGTTACAAGATGGGAAAGTGGATCAAAGCGACGATCATGAGGTGATTCCCAAGCATCTCCGTCTCACCTCACACCAAAACCTTAGACGATTCCAGCTCAAATATGAGGGCCCCTTGATCGTCCAATGTGCCAATCCCAATTGCCAAAGATTTGCCGAAATTCCCCGCAACGGcgatccatccatcattcCCGACCATTGGTTCTGTTCCATGACCATTCCACGATGTTGGAAGGCCCTGGAATGGCAGCCAACGCCCAAGGAGTATGTGAAG GTGGACTATGTGCCTGGATCGTTGGTTTGGGCCAAGGTCGCTTGCCACCCCCTATGGCCTGGGATGGTTGATTTCTGTCCTGATACTCGGGAATACTACTGGAATGACGATGAAGACGCCAAAGAGCCCACGCATTACAATGTGGTGTTCTTTGTACCCAAAGTGGCCAGGACTTGGGTGGCTAAGACGCACATGAAGCCGTTCAACAGCCACGAAATGAAGACTCCAGCCAAACCGAAGACCCACAAGGAAACATTCAAGGCCTACGAGTACAATCTACAGCTAATGGATATGTCACTGCGGGATCGGCTGCTTCATTATTCCTTTCTGAACTTGTTCAAAGGCAAGTGGAGTGACTTTGAAACTGAACAGAGAAAAAAACTGCAACTTACAAAGCTTAAACGTAAAAGACCCGAGTCTGCCATCCCATCGTCCGGGAAAAAGAAATCGGCAAAGCTGGAACAAATCAAACGTTGGTCTAAAAACGAATGGGTGGGAACAATTGAAGACAAGCCGAAAAAGAGAGAGGTATCAAAGGATAGGGACGAGAGTTCTGTCACTCACAAAGCCCAGAGGCACGAAACTAGCTCATCTGAAGAGGACATTCCACTTGACTCTGATACTGATGTTAGCGTCTGCGAGAACCCTGCCAAGGCTGACCTAGCACCACCCATTGTTCTCGATGAAATCTCGGGCCATCTGATTGATCCACAAGGCGGGACATCTCAGAATGAAGAAGCAATTGCCCCACTGTCGCCTGAAACTATTGATTTGCCTGAAATGACAAATACCCTTGAAATGACGAATATCCCTGAAACCACAGATATGCATGAAACTCTCCAATTCCAAGAGATCATGGTGCAAGTTGAAACGAATGAGAATGATCGGCCGTCAAAAGGGACTTCGCACCCAGAAGTGGCCAAGCTCATTGATGATCCTCAGCCATCGAACATGGAGGATTTGATCGCTTTGAATGATGCGAAAAAAATCAGAAGGAAAATTGATCCCCGGGCTGTTAAATCCAAGGGAATTCCCATCCTGAACGTCCGAATGGGAGACTTTAAAGGCCAGAGTATGGTTTGGCAGAATCAAGGTATGAATGCCGTCGTCACCGCTCATTTACCAGCACCAATCGATGGTGTCAGTGGCCGAATGATGATATCTCAACGGCCCATGAAACCATTAGTAACCATTGAAGGCAACACTATTGGCAAGTCCCAACATGTCTATAACAGACCACCGTTACCGGCGAGGTTTCTTGCTATACTGGCCGTGCAAAATACGGTTCATCCGGTAGCACTCAAAACGGATTTCTCAAGTGTGGTCGAATTCTTAATGACACATTTTCCGTACTTTGAATTGCGTCCCGAACTAGCCCGTTCCGTTCTGGAGCTCGTGCTTGGAGCGAATCAGGACAAAGTATTTGCCATTGCCCCTCAATCCGTATCGGAGAACGAACCCGCCCTCCGGAGAGAGGTGGAGCAAAACCAGAGCAAACTCCGTGACTCGATGCGCTATCCCTGTCTGTTGGAAGCGTTCCTAAGCAATTGCTCCTATCCCTCTCGTCACTTTGTGGCCGGTCCCGTGAACGATGAAGGTCTCATGATGCTCGTGTTCTGGTCGCTTCACTCCCAAGTCCATGGTTTCGTCGATCATCGCCAATCGAAGCACGAAATGGATCTGATGTTCCGATTCATGTTTCCGTTCTTTTCCGGGGGCTCGACCAATTATGTGTTGCCGATACTTTTAGAAGGGTTCAAACCCAACCGATCCTCTTTGAAATGTGCCTTGTTAACTCTTAGTGAAATGACCGAGTCCGATATAGCCGTGTTCTCTCCttgtcaaaaatatctcaAGCACATGGCTCAAAGTTTCAAACGCAGTCTCGAGAACGGTCTGCTCACTTGA
- the LOC131888457 gene encoding 3-oxoacyl-[acyl-carrier-protein] reductase FabG-like isoform X2 — MATACFKGKVILITGASSGIGAGTAKHFAALGAKLALIARNEAKLNEIAADCRAAGAEDVFVSPHDLGIAEECVKAVENTVSHFGGLDVLVNNAGIMHTQTLATLSADDFDEAMRVNVLSAVKMIQAASQHLESSPLKNVVNVSSIAGLRAYPGAIAYKMSKAAMDQLTRCSALELAPKGIRVNSVNPGVIDTELFEKSGMNSKGVKAYFERSKKTHPLGRVGRVEEVASCIAFLASDGASFVTGQTLAIDGGRSVQCPS, encoded by the exons atggCTACTGCCTGTTTCAAAGGTAAAGTGATCCTGATCACGGGCGCCAGTTCCGGCATTGGCGCCGGTACGGCTAAACATTTTGCGGCTTTGGGCGCCAAATTGGCTCTGATTGCGAGAAACGAGGCCAAGTTGAATGAGATTGCTGCCGATTGTCGGGCTGCCGGGGCTGAGGACGTGTTTGTCTCACCCCACGATCTGGGCATCGCCGAGGAGTGCGTCAAAGCCGTGGAGAATACGGTGTCCCATTTTGGAG GCCTCGATGTGTTGGTCAATAACGCGGGCATCATGCACACCCAAACCCTGGCGACCCTCTCGGCCGATGATTTTGATGAGGCCATGCGGGTGAATGTGCTCTCGGCCGTGAAAATGATCCAGGCGGCCAGCCAGCATTTGGAGTCGTCGCCGTTGAAGAACGTGGTCAATGTGTCCAGCATTGCTGGTCTTCGGGCCTATCCCGGTGCCATTGCTTACAAGATGAGCAAGGCCGCCATGGATCAACTCACTCGGTGTTCGGCCCTGGAGTTGGCGCCCAAAG GCATCCGTGTGAACTCTGTGAATCCGGGCGTGATTGACACGGAACTGTTTGAAAAATCGGGGATGAATTCCAAGGGCGTGAAGGCCTACTTTGAGCGGTCCAAGAAGACCCACCCCCTGGGCCGTGTGGGTCGCGTGGAGGAAGTCGCCTCATGCATTGCTTTCCTGGCCTCTGATGGAGCTTCATTTGTCACTGGTCAAACTCTGGCCATCGATGGTGGTCGAAGTGTCCAATGCCCGAGTTAA
- the LOC131888457 gene encoding uncharacterized oxidoreductase TM_0325-like isoform X3, whose protein sequence is MATACFKGKVILITGASSGIGAGTAKHFAALGAKLALIARNEAKLNEIAADCRAAGAEDVFVSPHDLGIAEECVKAVENTVSHFGGLDVFVNSAGILVNGDTATGSLEDYDRCMNINTRSAFILSQAVIPHLIKTKGNMVHISSVCGLRAFPGVLAYSMSKAAVDQLVRTCALELAAQGVRVNAVNPGVIVTEIHKNAGMNDVAYAAFLEKGKRTHALGRVGTVEEVAHAVAFLASNESAFITGATLPIDGGRNIMSV, encoded by the exons atggCTACTGCCTGTTTCAAAGGTAAAGTGATCCTGATCACGGGCGCCAGTTCCGGCATTGGCGCCGGTACGGCTAAACATTTTGCGGCTTTGGGCGCCAAATTGGCTCTGATTGCGAGAAACGAGGCCAAGTTGAATGAGATTGCTGCCGATTGTCGGGCTGCCGGGGCTGAGGACGTGTTTGTCTCACCCCACGATCTGGGCATCGCCGAGGAGTGCGTCAAAGCCGTGGAGAATACGGTGTCCCATTTTGGAG GATTGGATGTCTTCGTAAATTCTGCGGGCATCTTAGTTAACGGAGATACGGCCACTGGATCTCTTGAGGACTATGACAGGTGTATGAACATTAACACGAGATCAGCCTTCATTTTGAGCCAAGCGGTTATTCCCCATCTCATCAAGACCAAGGGCAATATGGTCCACATTTCAAGTGTATGCG GTTTGAGGGCCTTTCCCGGTGTGTTGGCCTATAGCATGAGTAAAGCAGCCGTGGATCAACTGGTCCGCACTTGTGCCTTAGAACTGGCTGCCCAAGGGGTCAGAGTAAATGCTGTCAATCCCGGTGTCATCGTCACAGAGATCCATAAGAACGCCGGCATGAACGACGTCGC ATATGCGGCCTtcttggaaaaaggaaaaagaaccCATGCCTTAGGTCGGGTGGGAACAGTGGAGGAAGTGGCACATGCCGTAGCATTTCTGGCCTCTAATGAATCAGCCTTTATCACAGGTGCCACCCTACCAATTGACGGAGGACGCAACATCATGTCAGTGTGA
- the LOC131888457 gene encoding 3-oxoacyl-[acyl-carrier-protein] reductase FabG-like isoform X1, translated as MATACFKGKVILITGASSGIGAGTAKHFAALGAKLALIARNEAKLNEIAADCRAAGAEDVFVSPHDLGIAEECVKAVENTVSHFGAHANNRSSLGLDVLVNNAGIMHTQTLATLSADDFDEAMRVNVLSAVKMIQAASQHLESSPLKNVVNVSSIAGLRAYPGAIAYKMSKAAMDQLTRCSALELAPKGIRVNSVNPGVIDTELFEKSGMNSKGVKAYFERSKKTHPLGRVGRVEEVASCIAFLASDGASFVTGQTLAIDGGRSVQCPS; from the exons atggCTACTGCCTGTTTCAAAGGTAAAGTGATCCTGATCACGGGCGCCAGTTCCGGCATTGGCGCCGGTACGGCTAAACATTTTGCGGCTTTGGGCGCCAAATTGGCTCTGATTGCGAGAAACGAGGCCAAGTTGAATGAGATTGCTGCCGATTGTCGGGCTGCCGGGGCTGAGGACGTGTTTGTCTCACCCCACGATCTGGGCATCGCCGAGGAGTGCGTCAAAGCCGTGGAGAATACGGTGTCCCATTTTGGAG CTCACGCCAATAACCGATCATCATTAGGCCTCGATGTGTTGGTCAATAACGCGGGCATCATGCACACCCAAACCCTGGCGACCCTCTCGGCCGATGATTTTGATGAGGCCATGCGGGTGAATGTGCTCTCGGCCGTGAAAATGATCCAGGCGGCCAGCCAGCATTTGGAGTCGTCGCCGTTGAAGAACGTGGTCAATGTGTCCAGCATTGCTGGTCTTCGGGCCTATCCCGGTGCCATTGCTTACAAGATGAGCAAGGCCGCCATGGATCAACTCACTCGGTGTTCGGCCCTGGAGTTGGCGCCCAAAG GCATCCGTGTGAACTCTGTGAATCCGGGCGTGATTGACACGGAACTGTTTGAAAAATCGGGGATGAATTCCAAGGGCGTGAAGGCCTACTTTGAGCGGTCCAAGAAGACCCACCCCCTGGGCCGTGTGGGTCGCGTGGAGGAAGTCGCCTCATGCATTGCTTTCCTGGCCTCTGATGGAGCTTCATTTGTCACTGGTCAAACTCTGGCCATCGATGGTGGTCGAAGTGTCCAATGCCCGAGTTAA
- the LOC131888458 gene encoding small ribosomal subunit protein uS19-like encodes MADEQAQEVKKKRTFRKFTYRGVDLDQLLDMNHEQLMELFPCRIRRKFSRGLKRKPMTLIKKLRKKKKECEPNEKPDVVKTHLRDMIIVPEMTGSIVGVYNGKTFNQVEIKPEMVGHYLGEFSITYKPVKHGRPGIGATHSSRFIPLK; translated from the exons ATGGCCGACGAACAA GCTCAAGAAGTGAAGAAGAAGCGGACCTTCCGCAAGTTCACCTACCGCGGGGTGGACCTCGACCAACTGTTGGACATGAACCATGAACAACTCATGGAACTGTTCCCTTGCCGTATTCGCCGTAAGTTCAGCCGCGGACTCAAGCGCAAGCCGATGACGCTCATCAAGAAGCTccgcaagaagaagaaggaatgCGAGCCTAACGAGAAACCCGACGTTGTCAAGACCCACTTGCGTGACATGATCATCGTCCCCGAGATGACCGGATCCATCGTGGGCGTATACAATGGCAAGACCTTCAACCAGGTTGAGATCAAGCCCGAGATGGTGGGCCACTATTTGGGCGAGTTCTCCATTACCTACAAGCCCGTCAAGCACGGTCGGCCGGGTATTGGTGCCACTCACTCCTCTCGATTCATCCCATTGAAGTAG